Proteins from one Impatiens glandulifera chromosome 2, dImpGla2.1, whole genome shotgun sequence genomic window:
- the LOC124925775 gene encoding mRNA export factor GLE1 isoform X3 gives MGPTVVKLELPCPSTVGNIALDPQPDWSFDSLLSELNSIEQKLKTSPLSFTKTQPRIISTSKCFQRRPASFVMRVDELEDEHPHMHSTLVKAQGFAAGESYFSDNSEDELSASNQLQLMDKVSLAEGELAELIDEKRLFIADDLRSQIVALESHLMNENKKLASALIQVEKNFEGRRELDRKLDMQYQRNVAEALDNHLTAVQRNHEHKSQIEERKIRNDAAIEDAKRREKAMQEERLRQETSKAEAEMQAKLAEKKRAEEAKTAALVAAEKAASTAATKSKSEAIQQQMVMHHLANITKQSQAAGTVIKGAESGLNLEERRINLLKDIADKNKAQGLGSTKDYLSHVSKIQRVLKQITGTKENVRKKVEELVKVFSDPSCPHTISIATFAEKMVFQCSNPNQLWFAYAHVAVVIASKVPISMDLLLAELNRVCIFTVPKFISYSKLAFNTKEDYCKAIGYKELEGGVLESEEDFVSRMELCMKFYGAVVQTEIEGVENIHGLKDGWAWVARFLNSLPANVYTALALQAFLEVAGFGLHRKYKSQFVKLLNIISGKFVSALKKKREGGGGGGGGEDVKMSKVVSNMETYIGSKKFLEEPVGRSFKTTLASHDFVPELENHNNFYGGHSQNYSNSNSRYFY, from the exons AT GGGACCTACTGTTGTTAAATTAGAGCTTCCCTGTCCTTCAACTGTTGGTAACATTGCCCTCGATCCTCAGCCAGATTGGTCCTTTGATTCTTTATTGTCTGAGCTCAATTCAATCGAACAGAAACTCAAGACTTCCCCTCTATCGTTTACAAAAACACAACCTCG AATTATTTCAACTTCAAAATGTTTCCAGAGAAGACCTGCATCATTTGTAATGCGAGTTGATGAGCTGGAGGATGAGCACCCCCATATGCATTCAACTCTGGTCAAGGCTCAAGGGTTTGCCGCTGGTGAATCATATTTCAG TGATAATTCTGAAGATGAATTGTCTGCCAGCAACCAACTCCAGTTGATGGATAAAGTGAGTTTAGCAGAAGGAGAATTAGCTGAGCTGATTGATGAGAAACGCCTTTTTATTGCG GATGATTTGCGGAGCCAAATTGTTGCACTGGAGAGTCATCTGATGAATGAGAACAAAAAGCTAGCATCTGCCCTAATTCAAGTTGAGAAGAATTTTGAAGGGCGGAGGGAATTGGACAGGAAGTTGGATATGCAATACCAGCGCAATGT TGCAGAAGCACTTGATAATCACTTAACAGCAGTTCAGCGGAACCATGAGCACAAATCTCagatagaagagagaaaaatcaGAAATGATGCAGCAATTGAAGACGCCAAAAGAAGAGAAAAGGCAATGCAGGAAGAGAGACTGCGGCAAGAGACTTCCAAGGCAGAAGCAGAG ATGCAGGCTAAATTGGCTGAGAAAAAGAGAGCTGAAGAAGCAAAAACAGCAGCTTTAGTAGCTGCTGAAAAAGCAGCTAGCACTGCTGCCACTAAGTCCAAAAGTGAAGCTATCCAGCAGCAGATGGTCATGCACCATTTAGCCAATATCACAAAACAATCTCAGGCTGCAG GAACTGTTATCAAGGGTGCAGAGAGTGGACTAAACTTAGAGGAAAGAAGAATAAATCTGCTGAAGGACATTGCTGACAAGAACAAGGCACAAGGATTGGGTTCCACTAAG GATTATCTCAGTCACGTATCAAAAATCCAGCGAGTGCTCAAACAAATTACTGGAACGAAAGAAAATGTCAG aaaaaaagtTGAGGAATTAGTCAAAGTTTTCTCTGATCCATCTTGCCCACATACCATCAGCATAGCAACATTTGCAGAGAAG ATGGTTTTCCAATGTTCTAACCCTAATCAACTATGGTTTGCTTATGCTCATGTAGCAGTTGTCATTGCCTCAAAG GTCCCAATTTCCATGGATCTTCTTCTTGCAGAGCTGAATAGAGTCTGCATATTTACTGTACCCAAGTTCATAAGTTACTCAAAG TTGGCCTTTAATACAAAAGAAGATTACTGCAAAGCAATTGGTTACAAAGAGTTAGAAGGCGGAGTccttgagagtgaagaagattTTGTATCAAGAATGGAGTTATGCATGAAATTTTACGGAGCTGTTGTTCAA ACGGAGATTGAGGGAGTCGAGAATATACATGGTCTAAAAGATGGGTGGGCATGGGTTGCAAGATTCCTGAATTCTCTTCCTGCAAATGTTTACACAGCATTAGCTTTACAAGCATTTCTAGAG GTTGCAGGGTTTGGGCTTCACAGAAAGTACAAGTCTCAATTTGTGAAGTTATTGAACATAATTTCGGGCAAGTTTGTAAGTGCACTTAAGAAGAAAAgggaaggaggaggaggaggaggaggaggagaagatgtGAAGATGAGTAAGGTGGTGAGCAATATGGAGACCTACATAGGGTCAAAAAAGTTCCTGGAGGAACCTGTTGGAAGGTCCTTCAAAACAACACTTGCCTCCCATGATTTTGTCCCTGAACTAGAGAATCACAATAATTTCTATGGTGGTCATTCACAGAAttatagtaatagtaatagtagGTACTTTTACTAA
- the LOC124925775 gene encoding mRNA export factor GLE1 isoform X2, with translation MGPTVVKLELPCPSTVGNIALDPQPDWSFDSLLSELNSIEQKLKTSPLSFTKTQPRIISTSKCFQRRPASFVMRVDELEDEHPHMHSTLVKAQGFAAGESYFSDSDNSEDELSASNQLQLMDKVSLAEGELAELIDEKRLFIADDLRSQIVALESHLMNENKKLASALIQVEKNFEGRRELDRKLDMQYQRNVAEALDNHLTAVQRNHEHKSQIEERKIRNDAAIEDAKRREKAMQEERLRQETSKAEAEAKLAEKKRAEEAKTAALVAAEKAASTAATKSKSEAIQQQMVMHHLANITKQSQAAGTVIKGAESGLNLEERRINLLKDIADKNKAQGLGSTKDYLSHVSKIQRVLKQITGTKENVRKKVEELVKVFSDPSCPHTISIATFAEKMVFQCSNPNQLWFAYAHVAVVIASKVPISMDLLLAELNRVCIFTVPKFISYSKLAFNTKEDYCKAIGYKELEGGVLESEEDFVSRMELCMKFYGAVVQTEIEGVENIHGLKDGWAWVARFLNSLPANVYTALALQAFLEVAGFGLHRKYKSQFVKLLNIISGKFVSALKKKREGGGGGGGGEDVKMSKVVSNMETYIGSKKFLEEPVGRSFKTTLASHDFVPELENHNNFYGGHSQNYSNSNSRYFY, from the exons AT GGGACCTACTGTTGTTAAATTAGAGCTTCCCTGTCCTTCAACTGTTGGTAACATTGCCCTCGATCCTCAGCCAGATTGGTCCTTTGATTCTTTATTGTCTGAGCTCAATTCAATCGAACAGAAACTCAAGACTTCCCCTCTATCGTTTACAAAAACACAACCTCG AATTATTTCAACTTCAAAATGTTTCCAGAGAAGACCTGCATCATTTGTAATGCGAGTTGATGAGCTGGAGGATGAGCACCCCCATATGCATTCAACTCTGGTCAAGGCTCAAGGGTTTGCCGCTGGTGAATCATATTTCAG TGACAGTGATAATTCTGAAGATGAATTGTCTGCCAGCAACCAACTCCAGTTGATGGATAAAGTGAGTTTAGCAGAAGGAGAATTAGCTGAGCTGATTGATGAGAAACGCCTTTTTATTGCG GATGATTTGCGGAGCCAAATTGTTGCACTGGAGAGTCATCTGATGAATGAGAACAAAAAGCTAGCATCTGCCCTAATTCAAGTTGAGAAGAATTTTGAAGGGCGGAGGGAATTGGACAGGAAGTTGGATATGCAATACCAGCGCAATGT TGCAGAAGCACTTGATAATCACTTAACAGCAGTTCAGCGGAACCATGAGCACAAATCTCagatagaagagagaaaaatcaGAAATGATGCAGCAATTGAAGACGCCAAAAGAAGAGAAAAGGCAATGCAGGAAGAGAGACTGCGGCAAGAGACTTCCAAGGCAGAAGCAGAG GCTAAATTGGCTGAGAAAAAGAGAGCTGAAGAAGCAAAAACAGCAGCTTTAGTAGCTGCTGAAAAAGCAGCTAGCACTGCTGCCACTAAGTCCAAAAGTGAAGCTATCCAGCAGCAGATGGTCATGCACCATTTAGCCAATATCACAAAACAATCTCAGGCTGCAG GAACTGTTATCAAGGGTGCAGAGAGTGGACTAAACTTAGAGGAAAGAAGAATAAATCTGCTGAAGGACATTGCTGACAAGAACAAGGCACAAGGATTGGGTTCCACTAAG GATTATCTCAGTCACGTATCAAAAATCCAGCGAGTGCTCAAACAAATTACTGGAACGAAAGAAAATGTCAG aaaaaaagtTGAGGAATTAGTCAAAGTTTTCTCTGATCCATCTTGCCCACATACCATCAGCATAGCAACATTTGCAGAGAAG ATGGTTTTCCAATGTTCTAACCCTAATCAACTATGGTTTGCTTATGCTCATGTAGCAGTTGTCATTGCCTCAAAG GTCCCAATTTCCATGGATCTTCTTCTTGCAGAGCTGAATAGAGTCTGCATATTTACTGTACCCAAGTTCATAAGTTACTCAAAG TTGGCCTTTAATACAAAAGAAGATTACTGCAAAGCAATTGGTTACAAAGAGTTAGAAGGCGGAGTccttgagagtgaagaagattTTGTATCAAGAATGGAGTTATGCATGAAATTTTACGGAGCTGTTGTTCAA ACGGAGATTGAGGGAGTCGAGAATATACATGGTCTAAAAGATGGGTGGGCATGGGTTGCAAGATTCCTGAATTCTCTTCCTGCAAATGTTTACACAGCATTAGCTTTACAAGCATTTCTAGAG GTTGCAGGGTTTGGGCTTCACAGAAAGTACAAGTCTCAATTTGTGAAGTTATTGAACATAATTTCGGGCAAGTTTGTAAGTGCACTTAAGAAGAAAAgggaaggaggaggaggaggaggaggaggagaagatgtGAAGATGAGTAAGGTGGTGAGCAATATGGAGACCTACATAGGGTCAAAAAAGTTCCTGGAGGAACCTGTTGGAAGGTCCTTCAAAACAACACTTGCCTCCCATGATTTTGTCCCTGAACTAGAGAATCACAATAATTTCTATGGTGGTCATTCACAGAAttatagtaatagtaatagtagGTACTTTTACTAA
- the LOC124925775 gene encoding mRNA export factor GLE1 isoform X4, translating into MGPTVVKLELPCPSTVGNIALDPQPDWSFDSLLSELNSIEQKLKTSPLSFTKTQPRIISTSKCFQRRPASFVMRVDELEDEHPHMHSTLVKAQGFAAGESYFSNQLQLMDKVSLAEGELAELIDEKRLFIADDLRSQIVALESHLMNENKKLASALIQVEKNFEGRRELDRKLDMQYQRNVAEALDNHLTAVQRNHEHKSQIEERKIRNDAAIEDAKRREKAMQEERLRQETSKAEAEMQAKLAEKKRAEEAKTAALVAAEKAASTAATKSKSEAIQQQMVMHHLANITKQSQAAGTVIKGAESGLNLEERRINLLKDIADKNKAQGLGSTKDYLSHVSKIQRVLKQITGTKENVRKKVEELVKVFSDPSCPHTISIATFAEKMVFQCSNPNQLWFAYAHVAVVIASKVPISMDLLLAELNRVCIFTVPKFISYSKLAFNTKEDYCKAIGYKELEGGVLESEEDFVSRMELCMKFYGAVVQTEIEGVENIHGLKDGWAWVARFLNSLPANVYTALALQAFLEVAGFGLHRKYKSQFVKLLNIISGKFVSALKKKREGGGGGGGGEDVKMSKVVSNMETYIGSKKFLEEPVGRSFKTTLASHDFVPELENHNNFYGGHSQNYSNSNSRYFY; encoded by the exons AT GGGACCTACTGTTGTTAAATTAGAGCTTCCCTGTCCTTCAACTGTTGGTAACATTGCCCTCGATCCTCAGCCAGATTGGTCCTTTGATTCTTTATTGTCTGAGCTCAATTCAATCGAACAGAAACTCAAGACTTCCCCTCTATCGTTTACAAAAACACAACCTCG AATTATTTCAACTTCAAAATGTTTCCAGAGAAGACCTGCATCATTTGTAATGCGAGTTGATGAGCTGGAGGATGAGCACCCCCATATGCATTCAACTCTGGTCAAGGCTCAAGGGTTTGCCGCTGGTGAATCATATTTCAG CAACCAACTCCAGTTGATGGATAAAGTGAGTTTAGCAGAAGGAGAATTAGCTGAGCTGATTGATGAGAAACGCCTTTTTATTGCG GATGATTTGCGGAGCCAAATTGTTGCACTGGAGAGTCATCTGATGAATGAGAACAAAAAGCTAGCATCTGCCCTAATTCAAGTTGAGAAGAATTTTGAAGGGCGGAGGGAATTGGACAGGAAGTTGGATATGCAATACCAGCGCAATGT TGCAGAAGCACTTGATAATCACTTAACAGCAGTTCAGCGGAACCATGAGCACAAATCTCagatagaagagagaaaaatcaGAAATGATGCAGCAATTGAAGACGCCAAAAGAAGAGAAAAGGCAATGCAGGAAGAGAGACTGCGGCAAGAGACTTCCAAGGCAGAAGCAGAG ATGCAGGCTAAATTGGCTGAGAAAAAGAGAGCTGAAGAAGCAAAAACAGCAGCTTTAGTAGCTGCTGAAAAAGCAGCTAGCACTGCTGCCACTAAGTCCAAAAGTGAAGCTATCCAGCAGCAGATGGTCATGCACCATTTAGCCAATATCACAAAACAATCTCAGGCTGCAG GAACTGTTATCAAGGGTGCAGAGAGTGGACTAAACTTAGAGGAAAGAAGAATAAATCTGCTGAAGGACATTGCTGACAAGAACAAGGCACAAGGATTGGGTTCCACTAAG GATTATCTCAGTCACGTATCAAAAATCCAGCGAGTGCTCAAACAAATTACTGGAACGAAAGAAAATGTCAG aaaaaaagtTGAGGAATTAGTCAAAGTTTTCTCTGATCCATCTTGCCCACATACCATCAGCATAGCAACATTTGCAGAGAAG ATGGTTTTCCAATGTTCTAACCCTAATCAACTATGGTTTGCTTATGCTCATGTAGCAGTTGTCATTGCCTCAAAG GTCCCAATTTCCATGGATCTTCTTCTTGCAGAGCTGAATAGAGTCTGCATATTTACTGTACCCAAGTTCATAAGTTACTCAAAG TTGGCCTTTAATACAAAAGAAGATTACTGCAAAGCAATTGGTTACAAAGAGTTAGAAGGCGGAGTccttgagagtgaagaagattTTGTATCAAGAATGGAGTTATGCATGAAATTTTACGGAGCTGTTGTTCAA ACGGAGATTGAGGGAGTCGAGAATATACATGGTCTAAAAGATGGGTGGGCATGGGTTGCAAGATTCCTGAATTCTCTTCCTGCAAATGTTTACACAGCATTAGCTTTACAAGCATTTCTAGAG GTTGCAGGGTTTGGGCTTCACAGAAAGTACAAGTCTCAATTTGTGAAGTTATTGAACATAATTTCGGGCAAGTTTGTAAGTGCACTTAAGAAGAAAAgggaaggaggaggaggaggaggaggaggagaagatgtGAAGATGAGTAAGGTGGTGAGCAATATGGAGACCTACATAGGGTCAAAAAAGTTCCTGGAGGAACCTGTTGGAAGGTCCTTCAAAACAACACTTGCCTCCCATGATTTTGTCCCTGAACTAGAGAATCACAATAATTTCTATGGTGGTCATTCACAGAAttatagtaatagtaatagtagGTACTTTTACTAA
- the LOC124925775 gene encoding mRNA export factor GLE1 isoform X1 — protein sequence MGPTVVKLELPCPSTVGNIALDPQPDWSFDSLLSELNSIEQKLKTSPLSFTKTQPRIISTSKCFQRRPASFVMRVDELEDEHPHMHSTLVKAQGFAAGESYFSDSDNSEDELSASNQLQLMDKVSLAEGELAELIDEKRLFIADDLRSQIVALESHLMNENKKLASALIQVEKNFEGRRELDRKLDMQYQRNVAEALDNHLTAVQRNHEHKSQIEERKIRNDAAIEDAKRREKAMQEERLRQETSKAEAEMQAKLAEKKRAEEAKTAALVAAEKAASTAATKSKSEAIQQQMVMHHLANITKQSQAAGTVIKGAESGLNLEERRINLLKDIADKNKAQGLGSTKDYLSHVSKIQRVLKQITGTKENVRKKVEELVKVFSDPSCPHTISIATFAEKMVFQCSNPNQLWFAYAHVAVVIASKVPISMDLLLAELNRVCIFTVPKFISYSKLAFNTKEDYCKAIGYKELEGGVLESEEDFVSRMELCMKFYGAVVQTEIEGVENIHGLKDGWAWVARFLNSLPANVYTALALQAFLEVAGFGLHRKYKSQFVKLLNIISGKFVSALKKKREGGGGGGGGEDVKMSKVVSNMETYIGSKKFLEEPVGRSFKTTLASHDFVPELENHNNFYGGHSQNYSNSNSRYFY from the exons AT GGGACCTACTGTTGTTAAATTAGAGCTTCCCTGTCCTTCAACTGTTGGTAACATTGCCCTCGATCCTCAGCCAGATTGGTCCTTTGATTCTTTATTGTCTGAGCTCAATTCAATCGAACAGAAACTCAAGACTTCCCCTCTATCGTTTACAAAAACACAACCTCG AATTATTTCAACTTCAAAATGTTTCCAGAGAAGACCTGCATCATTTGTAATGCGAGTTGATGAGCTGGAGGATGAGCACCCCCATATGCATTCAACTCTGGTCAAGGCTCAAGGGTTTGCCGCTGGTGAATCATATTTCAG TGACAGTGATAATTCTGAAGATGAATTGTCTGCCAGCAACCAACTCCAGTTGATGGATAAAGTGAGTTTAGCAGAAGGAGAATTAGCTGAGCTGATTGATGAGAAACGCCTTTTTATTGCG GATGATTTGCGGAGCCAAATTGTTGCACTGGAGAGTCATCTGATGAATGAGAACAAAAAGCTAGCATCTGCCCTAATTCAAGTTGAGAAGAATTTTGAAGGGCGGAGGGAATTGGACAGGAAGTTGGATATGCAATACCAGCGCAATGT TGCAGAAGCACTTGATAATCACTTAACAGCAGTTCAGCGGAACCATGAGCACAAATCTCagatagaagagagaaaaatcaGAAATGATGCAGCAATTGAAGACGCCAAAAGAAGAGAAAAGGCAATGCAGGAAGAGAGACTGCGGCAAGAGACTTCCAAGGCAGAAGCAGAG ATGCAGGCTAAATTGGCTGAGAAAAAGAGAGCTGAAGAAGCAAAAACAGCAGCTTTAGTAGCTGCTGAAAAAGCAGCTAGCACTGCTGCCACTAAGTCCAAAAGTGAAGCTATCCAGCAGCAGATGGTCATGCACCATTTAGCCAATATCACAAAACAATCTCAGGCTGCAG GAACTGTTATCAAGGGTGCAGAGAGTGGACTAAACTTAGAGGAAAGAAGAATAAATCTGCTGAAGGACATTGCTGACAAGAACAAGGCACAAGGATTGGGTTCCACTAAG GATTATCTCAGTCACGTATCAAAAATCCAGCGAGTGCTCAAACAAATTACTGGAACGAAAGAAAATGTCAG aaaaaaagtTGAGGAATTAGTCAAAGTTTTCTCTGATCCATCTTGCCCACATACCATCAGCATAGCAACATTTGCAGAGAAG ATGGTTTTCCAATGTTCTAACCCTAATCAACTATGGTTTGCTTATGCTCATGTAGCAGTTGTCATTGCCTCAAAG GTCCCAATTTCCATGGATCTTCTTCTTGCAGAGCTGAATAGAGTCTGCATATTTACTGTACCCAAGTTCATAAGTTACTCAAAG TTGGCCTTTAATACAAAAGAAGATTACTGCAAAGCAATTGGTTACAAAGAGTTAGAAGGCGGAGTccttgagagtgaagaagattTTGTATCAAGAATGGAGTTATGCATGAAATTTTACGGAGCTGTTGTTCAA ACGGAGATTGAGGGAGTCGAGAATATACATGGTCTAAAAGATGGGTGGGCATGGGTTGCAAGATTCCTGAATTCTCTTCCTGCAAATGTTTACACAGCATTAGCTTTACAAGCATTTCTAGAG GTTGCAGGGTTTGGGCTTCACAGAAAGTACAAGTCTCAATTTGTGAAGTTATTGAACATAATTTCGGGCAAGTTTGTAAGTGCACTTAAGAAGAAAAgggaaggaggaggaggaggaggaggaggagaagatgtGAAGATGAGTAAGGTGGTGAGCAATATGGAGACCTACATAGGGTCAAAAAAGTTCCTGGAGGAACCTGTTGGAAGGTCCTTCAAAACAACACTTGCCTCCCATGATTTTGTCCCTGAACTAGAGAATCACAATAATTTCTATGGTGGTCATTCACAGAAttatagtaatagtaatagtagGTACTTTTACTAA
- the LOC124926219 gene encoding eukaryotic translation initiation factor 4B2, translated as MSKSWGAITSWAAEAEAEEQEQAAAAAASSADSQSFPSLKEAVSTKQKKKKMTLQEFTMGTRPPPPVLGRRDSSSDHKGLTPDEMMRLPTGPKERSPDEMQYGRMGGGGGFSTYGRSGGFPARRDREDSSGGGGGDGDTSWGGGGGGRRSYGGGFDEDRRQPPPLHRASDFDQPSRADEVDNWAMAKKPLQSYDSGPTRPPNRYGSLGAGEGMSRADEVDSWAAGKKPIPASAARYSSSTTTSSSTTFGASTFRNTGPEPERWSSGERVDQERPKLVLQARSEAAAVSDAPKANKPSPFGAARPREEVLAEKGLDWKKIDLEIDAKKTSRPTSSQSSRPSSAQSNRSEGQGLQGGGVVEGASKQRPKVNPFGDAKPRELLLEEKGMDWRKIDLGLEEYHGGGGGGVGRSESDAEKNLKKEIDNLKKELEKVSAPNGNGEAQLVGSVEQKKIKKELEDLIVSKEKELEVLMNDLDGKVLSGQKHVERPGSGAGRVSGIPERPPSQSGRYEESRNVAAAAFIDRPRSRGRGGGDAWTRQSDDRRSFRGGGGGGGRETGFLGNSRDMDRSRERW; from the exons ATGTCAAAATCTTGGGGAGCAATTACCTCATGGGCCGCTGAAGCAGAGGCTGAGGAGCAAGAACAGGCTGCCGCTGCCGCTGCCTCTTCCGCCGACTCCCAGAGTTTCCCCAGTCTCAAAGAGGCTGTCTCCACCaaacagaagaaaaaaaagatgacCTTGCAGGAGTTCACCATGGGAACCAGGCCGCCGCCGCCCGTTCTAGGCAGGCGAGATTCGTCTTCGGATCACAAGGGCTTGACTCCCGATGAAATGATGAGGCTACCCACGGGCCCCAAAGAGCGCTCACCCGATGAAATGCAATATGGACGCatgggaggaggaggaggatttTCCACTTACGGTCGGTCTGGTGGCTTCCCTGCTCGACGCGATAGAGAAGATAgtagtggtggtggtggtggtgacgGTGATACTTCTTGGGGGGGCGGTGGTGGTGGACGTAGATCGTATGGAGGAGGGTTTGATGAGGATCGTAGGCAACCCCCCCCACTTCACAGGGCTTCGGATTTTGATCAACCATCTAGGGCAGATGAAGTGGATAACTGGGCAATGGCCAAAAAACCTCTTCAATCATATGATTCAGGTCCTACCCGTCCTCCTAATCGCTACGGCTCCCTTGGTGCTGGCGAAGGGATGTCTAGGGCTGACGAAGTTGATAGTTGGGCAGCAGGAAAGAAACCCATCCCAGCATCAGCAGCCAGATactcctcctccaccaccacttCCTCCTCCACCACCTTTGGGGCTTCTACTTTTCGCAATACTGGACCAGAACCAGAGAGATGGTCAAGTGGTGAACGAGTTGATCAAGAGCGGCCCAAACTGGTACTACAGGCACGCAGTGAAGCGGCAGCTGTGTCTGACGCGCCAAAGGCTAACAAGCCAAGCCCCTTCGGAGCTGCGCGGCCTAGGGAAGAGGTTCTAGCAGAGAAGGGATTGGATTGGAAAAAAATTGACCTGGAAATCGATGCTAAGAAAACAAGCAGGCCGACCAGCTCTCAGTCTAGCAGGCCGTCAAGCGCACAATCAAATAGGTCAGAGGGTCAAGGTCTGCAGGGGGGTGGGGTTGTTGAAGGGGCTTCAAAGCAGAGGCCCAAGGTCAATCCTTTTGGGGATGCTAAACCTAGGGAACTTTTGCTCGAGGAGAAAGGAATGGACTGGAGAAAAATTGACCTGGGACTGGAGGAGTATCAcggcggtggtggtggtggtgttgGGAg GTCTGAGTCAGATGCTGAGAAGAATTTGAAAAAGGAAATAGATAATCTAAAAAAGGAGCTTGAGAAAGTATCTGCACCAAATGGTAATGGGGAAGCTCAATTGGTAGGATCcgttgaacaaaaaaaaataaaaaaagagttaGAGGACTTGATAGTTAGTAAAGAAAAGGAACTAGAAGTATTGATGAATGATTTAGATGGCAAGGTCTTGTCTGGTCAAAAACATGTTGAGAGACCAGGTTCTGGAGCAGGTAGGGTCTCTGGCATTCCTGAGAGACCTCCTTCTCAGTCTGGAAGATATGAGGAATCTAGAAATGTAGCAGCAGCTGCATTCATTGATAGGCCTCGATCACGTGGTAGAGGAGGAGGAGATGCATGGACAAGGCAAAGTGATGATAGAAGATCTTTTCGTGGTGGTGGCGGCGGCGGTGGCAGGGAAACTGGGTTCCTGGGGAACAGCAGGGATATGGACAG GTCAAGGGAAAGATGGTGA